One window of Microbacterium sp. Root61 genomic DNA carries:
- a CDS encoding LPXTG cell wall anchor domain-containing protein, with product MRSFVMRALLGTLLAGGITLLGATVANAAETSGDDGLLSGTQALLNVQAPLTIVGNALSVLGDSSSTQAVAPAPAPAAAPAATSTSGADGVGSGTQAVIGINLPVTVSGLAVAVLGDSSSTGATAAPAAAPAAAPAPAPVTTSGVDGLLSGTQALISVNVPITVTGNAISVLGDSSSTGGATPAAPAAGTSTTAGPSGTTTGEDSILGGTQVIPNVVAPITAVGNAISVVGDSTSTGATAPAAPAAGMAGPTGNTTGEDGILGGTQVLGNIVAPVTAVGNAISVVGDSTSTGATAPATSGGTATPGATTSGLGGLLGGTQVLLGLTAPITVGGNAVSVIGDSTTETPGIVPTDPTDPVDPTDPTDPVDPTTPTVPGTTPGGTTGVGSAAVTSSTELAATGGTSALAALLAGLALAGVGGALVSRRRTA from the coding sequence ATGCGTAGTTTCGTCATGCGCGCCCTCTTGGGCACGCTCTTGGCCGGGGGCATCACGCTGCTCGGCGCAACGGTCGCGAACGCGGCCGAGACTTCGGGGGATGATGGGCTGCTCTCCGGCACCCAGGCGCTCCTGAATGTTCAAGCCCCGCTCACCATCGTGGGCAACGCCCTCTCTGTACTCGGCGACTCGTCGTCGACGCAGGCTGTCGCTCCGGCGCCGGCGCCCGCAGCGGCTCCGGCCGCGACATCCACCTCCGGCGCCGACGGCGTCGGTTCGGGCACCCAGGCCGTGATCGGCATCAATCTGCCGGTGACGGTCAGCGGGCTCGCGGTCGCCGTACTCGGCGACTCGTCGTCCACCGGTGCGACGGCAGCACCGGCTGCCGCACCGGCCGCTGCTCCGGCACCGGCCCCGGTGACCACGTCCGGCGTGGACGGTCTCCTGTCCGGCACGCAGGCGCTGATCTCGGTCAACGTCCCGATCACCGTCACGGGCAACGCGATCTCCGTCCTCGGAGACAGCAGCTCGACCGGCGGAGCGACTCCTGCGGCACCCGCCGCCGGAACCTCGACGACGGCGGGACCATCCGGCACCACCACCGGCGAGGACAGCATCCTCGGCGGCACACAGGTGATCCCGAACGTCGTCGCCCCGATCACCGCGGTCGGCAACGCGATCTCGGTGGTCGGCGACAGCACGAGCACGGGTGCCACGGCGCCGGCAGCACCCGCTGCGGGCATGGCAGGACCGACAGGCAACACCACCGGCGAGGACGGCATCCTCGGGGGCACCCAGGTGCTCGGCAACATCGTCGCCCCGGTCACCGCGGTCGGCAACGCGATCTCCGTCGTCGGCGACAGCACGAGCACGGGTGCCACGGCGCCGGCCACCTCAGGCGGCACGGCGACACCGGGCGCGACGACGAGCGGTCTGGGCGGTCTCCTCGGCGGCACGCAGGTGTTGCTCGGCCTCACCGCCCCGATCACCGTCGGCGGCAATGCCGTCTCGGTCATCGGTGACAGCACGACCGAGACCCCGGGCATCGTGCCCACGGATCCCACCGACCCGGTCGACCCGACCGATCCCACAGACCCGGTCGACCCGACGACACCGACCGTGCCCGGCACCACGCCGGGCGGCACCACGGGCGTCGGGTCGGCCGCAGTGACGAGCTCCACCGAGCTCGCCGCGACAGGGGGGACGAGCGCACTCGCGGCGCTCCTCGCGGGCCTGGCGCTCGCGGGGGTCGGCGGCGCGCTCGTGTCGCGGCGCCGCACGGCGTGA